CCTTCATTAACAAACGAAAACAGTTTTGGCTTACCCGATTTTCCGTCGTCAAGCGACATTACAAGCGACCCACCGCCGACACCACCGCCACCGCCGGCTGGTTGTCGTGGTATCAAATTATCCAAAGAAGGTGTTGGTGTAGCAGGTTTAGTAGAGAGTGTGCTAACGAGATGTTTAAAAAATACATTCAGCGGTCCAAACAAAAAATATGCAAATAAAAGGACTCCTGATATCCACAGAACTGACGGCAAAGTTGCGATTGTTTGCCACCATGGTATATTTTTTTTATAAAATTCGGTTTTTTCAATTACCAGCGAATCACCCCGTGTGGTATTAAAATTAACAAGCCCTGTAATTAGTTTTCGTGCTTCTGCGACAATCGTATCGGGTATAGTTCTATCAAATTTTATTGTGACAGTAATTTTTTTGATAAACTTTTTTAATGTTTCTATTTCTTTTTCAGCCGGTGGCACAATCACCTGCACAGGTGCTGCTGCTGGTTTCTTTTGTTCTTCTTCTAACAGGTTTTTTTTGGTTGGTACACCTGGCAGGATATAGTCCTTAGTAATTTTTTTTGTTTCTGCTGGTGAAGTTAATTGTTCAATTTGAAGTTTTTCTCTTGGTTTTGCTTTTGCCAGTTCTTCTATAATTGGCTCTATATTTACGATAACGATAAAATCCTGTGGGCTTAATAATTTAGAAAGTGCGTCTGTTATTCGTTTTTCAATATTGGTTTCCAGTGTTAGTTTTTCACGGTCTATGTTATCAACACTGTAAAGTAAAGTGTAAAGTGTGAAGTGTAAAGTGTAAAGTAAAAAAAGGTATGTACATATTTTTTTCATTTTGTATCATTTTGGTTCTTCTTCTGTTGATCTTTCTTCAGCCAGTGATGTATTTGCTGATTTTATCATTGCATCTACTTCCTGTTTCCATTTATCTATTTCTATATCACCCAGACGTCGTTGCCATGATTTTTCGTTTGAATCAAGCGTATCTTTCAACGCCTGAATTTCTCTATCTTTTGCAAAGATTTGTTCTTTGTACTCAAGTTCTAGTTCTTTCATTCGGTCGCCTGCTTTTTTCAATTCTTCTTCTAATTGATTCCGTCTATCACGCACAATCTGTATTTCTGATTCACCCTTTTGATATTCTGCTTCCCATTCTTTGATTTTTTTCTCCATCTCACGTTTCAGCACATTAAAATCTTTCTCTTTCATCTGCAGGATTTCATCCCATTTGTTCTGCTCGTCTTGCAGTCGGCTTTTGATCAGCGATGATTCTTCTTCTAATTTCCGAATTGTTGTATGCAATGTTTCTATTTTAACATTCTGCTCGTCTATTTGTTTCTCATAATTCAGTTTCTGTTCTGTCATTCTTTTCTGCTGTGTATCAATTTCGGTTTCTTTGCCTGCGAGCAGGTTCTGTAATTGTTTAGTTAGACTTTCTAAAGACCGTATATTTTCTAAATGCTCGTTTATAGTCCGTTCTGATTTTTTCGCTTTTTCTTGCAGGTCAAAATTCAGAACATCAATCTGTGCCTTGAGTGATTTTATCTCTTTATCTTTAGCATCCAGTTCTTTAGAAAACCGCTCTCGCTGTCGTGCAAGTTCTAATGCAAACGACTGCTTGACCGAATCCATCGTGCTTCTTAACGCGATAACCTTATCTTTTTCTTGTGCTGTTTTTTCCTGAGCCATTTTTGTTCCCTCCTTTTAACTTGCCGTTATTCTGTGCTCTTCTGCTCTTGTGCTTTTTATCTTGCGAGTTTGAAACCGTTAGCTTACCTGTTGTTGAATCAATTCTCCAAACCCTTTTTTCATAATCTCTTGGTTTTGCTTCAGAAATTCAACTATGTCCTGATGTTGCTGCATTGCCTCTTTGTGCCTCTGTTCTGCTCTTTCGTCCATTTTTCTAAAGCCTTCATCCATTCTTCTAAAGCCTTCATCCATTCTTCTAAAACCTTCATCCATTTTAGAACCAATCAGCCTGAATCCTTCATCTAACTTGTTCAACACTCTGCCATTCTGCTTTAATACCCTGAACAAGACAATTGACGGATAAGCGCCAAGAAATGCAAAGTATAAAGCAAACATCAATTGTGCCAAGGTCATAAGCCACCTCTCACATTACGCAATACTTTCTACTTCTTTAAAAACAGTATAACAAAAAATTAGTATTTTGTCAAGTACTTTTTTGAAAAACGCGAATTGTTTACGAATAACGGCACACATCACGAATACCACACGAATAACTGCTATGAAACAACCCAGTTCTTTTTGGTATCAGCAATAAATTGTTCAATTTTTTGTGATAGTGAAGCAGATAGAAAATCCTTTTTAGTTTCCAGTATACCTGAGATTACTTTTATAATCTCTTTTTTTATTTCTTCACTTTCCGTCTTCACTTCCAGCAGTAATTCAGCCACCTGAGGACTTTCAATACCCTGTAGAATTTCAAGCCCGTTTTTTACTACAGATATATCAGGACTATTCAGCATCATTTTAATATTTTCTATTGTTTTAGCAGCATTATATTTCCACATTGATTGATATGCTTTTATTTTAACGATTACATCTTCATCTTCTATGAAAGGCTGTAATAATTTTTCGCCGAGTGCTAAATCTTTTTCAGAAACCAGTTCTGCATTTATGGATTCAATTGCAGCTAATTTTTTAGCCCGTGTATCTATTTCATCAATTATTTCTTTTACTTCTGCAGAATCATATGTAAGCACTGGTTCTCCTTCAGAACCATATGCCATACCTTTTTGCAGATATAATTTTTCTTGGAATGCTTTTAATCGTCTATGGCTGATATATGACGAGATTGAGACAATCAAAAAGATAAAACCAGCCAATGCAACCACCACACCTAAAGAGTATACAAAATATGTTCGTTTAAGTTCTTTCTGCTGTTTAGCAAGGTTGCTGATTATTCTTTCTTCAGTTTGCTGCAGGTCGCTTGACAGTCGTGTGAGTTGCTGTTCTGCTTTTGATAGAACCTCATTTAACATTTCTTTTCTTAATTCTGTTATTTTTCCTTCTTCACCTTTTTTTATTTTCTGTGCTGCAAGTTGTTCTTTTTGTTTTTCTATTTGCAGTTTTGCTTTAGTAACCGTTTTTTCAACTGGAATAACAGGTGGTCGTGGTAGTTCCTGTTTTGGTGGTACACCTGGTAATCCTTTAGGTATAGTTTCTATCACCTTTTTAGCATGTTCGTACATTTTAGTTACTTCAGGATCCGGGAACAGTTTTATCAATTTTTCCAAATACGGCATTGCGGTTTGGTAATCGCCTTTGATATAGTATTTTAATGCTATTTCATTCAGGCAGAGAGCTAAAAAATCTTTTGCCTGAGTATCTATTGGGTTCAGTTTCAGTCCTTGTTCTAAATCAGTGATAGCGGCTTCTGTATTCCCGTCGGTATATTTTTTGCCTGCTGAAAAAAAATAGTCCTCTGCAGTTTGTGCATAACACAGATAACCACAGATAAATAACACAGATAAACACAGATAAAATCTATTCAGTTTCATTATCAAGAATATTTTTAACTTTTTCTACAAGATGTTCAGGCAGGAATGGTTTTTCTATAAAATCTTTGACCTGCGAAATTTTATTCAGTTCAAAAACGCTTTTTAGTTTAAATTTAAATGTAGAAATAATGATTGGTATTTTTGCAATTTTTTTGTTTTCTTTTAATTTTTCTGCTAATGTGTAGCCATCAAGTCTCGGCATTATGATATCAAGTATTATCAAATCAGGATGTTCTGCAGATATTTTGGTTAGTGCTTCTTCGCCATCACCTGCTTCAATAACCTCATAATTTTGCTGAGTAAGTGTAAATCGGATTAACTCTCGTGTTTCAGGGCAGTCGTCAACAATCAGTATTTTTTTCATAAAAATCACAAATAACACATCACGAATACTATCACGGATTTTCACGAATAAGACATTGCAGTTATTCGGGTTAATTCGTGATACTTGTCTTTATTCGTGTTTCATTCAAAAATTTATTATACAAAATTTTTATGGGATTGTCAACTCCTGTCCAATAAATAGTGAGTATGGGTTTTTCAGTTTATCGCGGTTTGCATCATAAATTTTTCGCCATTGTGATTTATCGCCATACACTTTTTGTGCGATATCAGGTAGCGAGTCGCCTTTCTGGACGACATAACTTTTTGGTTTTTCTATTTTTGGTATCGGTGTAGCGGCTGGTTTTTCCTGTAAGAATTCCAGAATTTGCGGATTATTTGGGTCGTATTTTAGTGCAGTTCTCCATGCGGCTCTTGCTTTCTCAACATCGCCAATAGCGAAGTATGCAGAGCCGAGTCGTTGTAATGCTGTAACATTATCTTCTTCGAGTTCTAACACGGTATTACATTCTGCGATTGCTTGGACATATTTGCCGGCATAGATATTTTCAAGTGCCTGCTGAAGTTTTTTATCTACAAGTGTTAACCCCGGGATTGATTTTTCTTGCGAGGCGGTTTCCGGATATTCTTTGGCAATCAGTTCAAACACCTGTTGAAGTGCGATATCGTCTGGAGATAGTTCAGTTGCATAGCGGATAGCATTAACTGCCATTTCCGGATTATTTTCCAGATATGCTGTGATGCCTTTTCGTACAATTTTAGCAGTTTTTGTTGATTCAGTTTTTTCACGGATAATTGATGCGATAGGTTGGAGTTTCTTGTTGATTGTGCGAGCACCTTGGTTATCAGGGTCCAAACCAATTGCTCGGATGATGTTTTCAGTTGCTTTTGCATACAATCCTTTTCGGTAGGCGTACTGTGTATCTTTTATTAAAAGTTCTGATGCGAGTCGGTCATTGTCTGTAATTGCTCTTACAGTTGGTAGTGGTACAGATGGTGTAGTGGGTAGTTTTTCTTCAACAGCCAGTTTTTCTTCTATTTCAATTTCAGGCGGGAATTCGGCTGCAAGTTGCTCAACTTTTGGTATAGGACCGAACAGCACTGAAAAGGATACTTTATGGCTGCCGTACATATCATTGATTCCTACCAATGGATAAAGGAATACGTAATCAAGCCGGTATTTTTTTTGGTCTAACCCGAATCCGATAGAGAATCGTCGTAAAGTATCGCTACCGAAAGTCAGCGCACCGCGTAATGCGAATATTTTTATTCCGTCTTTTAAGAAGTATTTTTCAAACCCGGCAATAAAATTGGTCTTATCGTTTCTTGACATAACTTCAACAGCTAAATTAGCCCGTTTTGATGTATATGCAAAACCGGCTCGGCTAGTTTTTTCTACCTTATCAGATTCCTTTAATCCAATATCAGGCGAATTAAGATTCTGGATAACAAGTCCTAAATTGTATTTTGACTCAGGTCTATAAAACAGTCCGAAATCAGATGATAGTTGAGATTTAAGTTTCCCGTTTTCAAACACCGGGTCTGGTTCGCCCAATGCATTTCCAGTATCATCAATTGCATTTTCTGTGTATGTATCAGAGCCGTATTCATGCGAAAGCGATTTCATAGTTAATCCGATGCCTAATTTAGGAACAAGCCGTAATCCGTAAGAAAACGAGATAATTTTTTCAGTATACAAGCTGGATAATGAAAGTGTAGACATACCCAGCCCGGCGGTACCGTATTTCCCGAACGGGTTCAGGTATGAGACAACCGAATTAGAAATGTTTGACTCATCGTCTAATCCAACATAAAGCCGACCTAGTGATGCTAAAAGCTCGTTTTGTGTTATTCGGTAGAGTCCTGCGGGGTTATAGAAAACCGCATTAGCGTCGTCGGAAATTGCAATGAATGCGCCACCTAATGCTGCGGGTCTAACGCCGGGCGAGAATTCGTCAAACGCACCATAAAGATTTGTGAAATGTGAAATGTGAAATGTGAAATGAACAAATACTAATACCTTTATCACATAACACATTACACATAACACATTACACAATTTTTTATTGTTCATTTTGCTACCACCACAGTTCCGTTAAACACTTTGTCTTCTGCCTCTATCTGATATATATAGATGCCTGAGGGCACCGTCTTACCATCTTTCTTACCATCCCATGTTATTAAAGGGTTATATGGATCACTGATATTATTAACATGCATATCAATAACAAAAGCACCGTTTAATGTAAGTATTCTTGCTGTAATTTGGACACCGCCTGAAGTTTCATCTGTACATTTGATGATTAAGATATCATTTCTATGGTCACCATTTGGTGTAATAATTTTAGGTTTTGTTTCATCAAGTTTGAAACCGTCGCTACGAAGATAGGTAGATAGGTAGATAGGTAGATAGGTAGATAGGAAAAACAGCACTAGCCATCTATTGTTTTTTACTAACATATTTTCCTCCGTCCCCATTTTTTAGATAGGTAATTTTACTGTGAATGTTGCGCCTTTTTTTTCGCCTTCGCTTGAAACCATCACGGTGCCGTTATGGCGTTGAACAATCCCGTAAGAAATAGCGAGTCCTAACCCGGTTCCTTTACCGGGTTCTTTTGTTGTAAAAAACGGTGTAAAAATTTTGTCTATATTCGCTTTAGGAATCCCTATGCCTGTATCTTTGAATGAAACCAAGATACAAGAAGTAAGAGGCAAGATGTCAGATTCTAACTTCTGATTTCTTGCTTCTTGACTCTTGCTTCTTGCTTCTGTTGTGATTGTCAACGTGCCACCAGCCGGCATAGAATGTATTGCATTTGTAATTATATTCAGGAAGACCTGCTGGATATGTGGTATAGAAACTTTTAGTTTTGGGATATTTGTTCTATAATTTCTGATGATATGAATATTTGAAGCAGCGATATCAGAGGAACAGATTTCAAGCGATGAATCAACCACTTTAGAGATATCAGTAGGTTCAAAATAGTAATCCTTCTGTCGTGCAAAATCTAAAAGCCCTTTTGTTATTTTTCGGCATCGTTCTGCCGCACGTGTAATTTTTTCAAGTGTATCTCTTAACGGGTCGGCTTGTGGTAATTTTTCAAGTATTATCTGGGACTGACCTAAAACGCCGGTTAATGGATTATTAAGTTCGTGTGCGATACCGCCTGCAAGTTGACCTAAAGAAGCCATTCGGTCCATTTGTATAATTTGTGTTTCTTTCACTTTTAAGTTTTGTGCCATTTTATTAAACGCATCAGCCAATAGTGTTAGTTCATTATTTTTACCGCCAGAAAGTTGTATCTCGGAATTAAAATTACCTGCACCTATTCTGGCAGCGCCTTCTTTAAGTTTGGTTAATGGATGCGAGATAGACCGAAACAGAATAACTGATAGAATCGCTGCAAGTACAACTGCGAGCACAGAGAATCCGGCAGATATCAAAAAGTTTATTTTCGCTATTACTAATGATTTTGTTTCTGCTGACTTAAATGCTTTTAGTTTTGTTTGATAGATACAGGCAAGTTCAGTTTTTAGTTTATTAAAATGTGGCAGTATATTTTCGTCAACTGCTGAAAGCACTTTTGTTTTTCCTCTACTACCACTCTCATAGATAGCGAAGCTATTTTTCCATTTTGTAGTAAGCAGTTCACTATTTTCGGCTATTTCCAGAAAACTATTATATTCCGTCTTGCTGACTTTGAAATTTTTTAATTCGTTGATATAATTATTTGTTTTTTCAGTTAACAACTTTGAGTATTCTAAAAACCTGTTTTTTTCTGATATATCTGACAGAACAAGATAGAAATCATATGCAGATGCAGATTTTTCAAGATAGTACTGTATCTCGCGGATACCTGCACTGAATGAATAATTCTGTACCGATTGTCTGAGATAGTATCGCTGTGCTTTACCCTGGACAAATAAAATGATTGCCATAATCCCAACGATAGCAATCATCAATGAAAAAGAACCAATCAGTCGGTTTTTTATGGTCATAACAAAATCAGGTTAAAGGTTAAAGGTTAAAACAGCAGATTAAAAGTTTAAGGTTAAAGGTCAAAATGTTTTGCTGTAATTTTAACTTTATACCTTTAATTTTAACCTTTTATTTATCCCTTTAACCTGTCTTTATTTTATTGTCTCTAACTCTCGTTCTGCTTCTGAGATATCTATTCCTTTCCCTTTATACTTTTCAACAATTCTTAGCAATAATGTTTGCCGTTGGGCCGGTGTGGCGCCTCTTGCTTTTAAGCGTCTGTAATATGTTATGGATGCAGTATAATCCGTTTTAGCAGTCCGCTGGAGTTCCATAACTGCATCTTGTTCTTTTGTCGCATCTGAAATATCTATCCCTTTATTATCGTATTTTTTTATCAATTTGTCAAGTAGTAAAAGCCGTTCTGAAACTTCTGCACCTGCTGAAACCCGTTTCTGATAGTCCAGCATAGAGTCCTTGAATGCTTTTTCTAATTCTGCTTTCTGTCGCATTCTTTCCATTTCTGCTTCCTGTAATGCCAACATTTGCCGTTGTCGTTTTGCTTCTGCTTCAGCCCGTTTTGCCTCTTCTATTTTTTTTGCAGTATCCAATTTTATTCGTTCTGCTTCTTTCTGGAATTTTTCTTTTTCTAACAGTGCTTTCTTGGCTGTTTCTTCTGCTTTGATTTTTTCTACCCGTTCCTCTAAAAACGCCTGTTCTTCTTTAGTCAGTTTAGGTCTACCCAATTTGATAGTCAGTGCAATTTTATGTGTCCCGAGTACATCTTTTATACCTGATAAAGGCCACAGGAATGCGTAATCAACCGATAGATTCTCAAGCCGTAAAGTAGTGCCGAGTGAAATAGTTGTCCAGCGTCTGCTACCGATAGTTAAGCCACCCCGTAACGCAATCGTTTTTGCTGAGAACCATTTTTCACCGCCAGTTAAGAAATTGATATCGCTGTTTTTATTGACCGCTTCAACCGACAACAAGTAATCGTTTCTTCTTCCACCTTTGTAGGCACAGCCCAGCCGATATACTGCTGATATTTTATCACTATCTGTTAGCCCGATATCAGGTGTTGTGCAATTTCTTGCCGAAAAGCCAATAGATACATTTTTAGAATACAAATACATTAGTCCCAAATCACCGCTGTATACTGTTGATTTTTTGCCGTTATCAAACACAGGGTCGTTTGTTTTGCCGTTTTCAGACCTTGTCTCGTCGGTTATATCGTTTCTTGCCGTCTCGGTATATAAATCACTACCAAACTTTCTGGATAGGTTCTTTACTGAGACACCTGCCAAGAAATCTTTGGTAAACGGATACGAGTATGATACAGATATTGCGGTTTCATCATACAGATTAGAAAGCGCTAAATTATACCACGAGATACCGGGTGTTCCGTATTTTTCAAGCGGATGCGCATAGCCGACGAATGACGACCCGATAGCAGAATTATCATCAAGCCCTAAGAACAGCCGACCGTAATTGGATGTGAATTCTGATTTTTTTAGTTGCGAGATTCCAGCTGGATTATAGAACAGCGCATTGGTATCGTCTGCGATAGCGGTGAATGCGCCTGCCATACCCTGTGGTCTGGCGCCGATATTCAGTTCATCAAACGCGCCATAGATGCAAGTGGATAAGTGAATAAGTGAATAAGTGATTAGTAAAAAGCTATATAGCCACTTAACCACTTGACCACTTAACCACTTGACCACTTTTTTTAATATCTGGTTAAGTATTTTAACCATTTTCTTATTTTTCTAATTCTTTTTCTTTCTACGAAACTTCAGTTTCGGTTATACCGCCACTAAAGTGGCGTAGAAAAGTTTCCTCCGTCCCCATTTCCGGGCAGGGCACAGAGTAGTCGGCGTTTAAACGCCGATTTCTTTCTTCCCCCGAAGAAAGGACTTCCGTGCCCGCCCGGTAAATACAGATATGAGATATGAGATATGAGTTTTTGCTTCAGGCTCGTATCTTTGTTCTCGTATCTTGTATATCTGTAAGCGGATGGGCAGGCTGTCTGTGTTCTTCCCCCGAAGAAAACGAGAACCTCCATGCCCACCCGCAAATTGTATAGGGAACGGGCAACAAGAAATTCTTCCCCCGAAGGACTTCCGTGCCCGCCCCCAAAAAGGCAGTGTTTGAGTGAACAAGTGAATAAGTGGTTAAGTGATTAGTAGAAACTAACCACTTAATCACATAGTCACTTAACAACTTGAAGTTTATTAGCCACTTAACCACTTGACCACTTAGCCACTTGACCACTTTTTTTAGTATCTGGTTGAGTATTTTAACCATTTTTTTACTTAATCGCTTAATCGCTGTCGTTATTTCGCTACCACCACAGTTCCGTTAACCACTTTCCCATCTGCTTCTATTTGATATATATAGATGCCTGAGGGCACCGCTTTACCATCTTTCTTACCATCCCATCTTAACGAATCGCCAGTATCACCTTTTATCATATCTGATACGAATGCGCCGTTGATATCATACACCTTGCCTGAAATACCGGTATCGTTACCTTCATACACAAAATTAACAACATCATTCCAGCCGTCACCGTTAGGCGAGAATATTCTTGGATATACACTTGTAAGTGCAAACTTTTGAGACCGCAACGACTGACGAAGTTGATATTTACCGCCTTTCTTGGTCTTCACAGAAACCGTCTGCTGTTGAGTATCCACCTCACCGCCGACTTTTATCCATTCTACACCATTATACCAGAATAGTGCGAGATTATCGGTTGCCTTATCCGCAGTGATTGGTGCGTGTGCAGGTGCGCCAACAATTCCACCTGAAACTTCATATGATATCTTTATATCCGCAAGCGCTCTGGAGAATAGCAGCCCTGTAACAACTTCCTGGCTGCTGGCTTTTCTAGGCAGGAATGTGTATGCCCTTAACACCTTGCCTTTCTCGTCGTCAGTCAGCCGAACAATATCAAAATATACATCATCACCAAACGAGTTGTTTTCTTTATAAATGATGCTGTTGATTGTTGGTGGGATTGCGATATTGGTCTTAGGTGCGGTTTCATTACAGAAGTAAATATTCGCATATGAGTCAGTCATTGCAGACCGGTGTGATTCGTTTTCTGATAAATCCCAGCAGGTTAGCCAGTAGTAATATGTTTGTCCACCTGTATAAATGTTTGTAGAGGTAACAGTTATTGGGATTGTGAATGGGTCTCCTGGTGCATCTATCCCGGTAGAACGATACAGTGTGTACTCCTTGAGGTCAGATGAAGTTGTGCCGTCGGTTGATTTGGTAACCGCAGTCCATCTGATTGTTATAGAATTGCGGTCGGTTGAAAGCGCTACTCTTATACCTCTTGGCTCTCTCGGTGGTATCTGGTCTGCAGCTGGCGGTGCGATACAGGAAGTAGATGCTGCTGTAGAATAGTTCGGTCTTAAATCATAACTGTATGCAGCATAGTAGTGATTCACACCTGATGTCAGGTTAGGATGGGTATAACTTGTTCCTGTGCCGTTATAGATTATGTAGCCACCGGTGGAATAATTAATTTCTGCAACAGGTGTAAATGTTGGTGGTGTGCCAGTAGAATATACAATCAGTGTTCCCTGATAATCAGCATCAGTCGGGTTGGTCCATGTGAGTTGTATTTCTCTACCGTTAGGCGCATAGAGTGGCTGTGCGGCAAAATTGCTAACCTGTGCAGGTGGTGTCGCATCCAATGTGAATGCCTGTGGAGAGTTAGAATATGCTGAGATTAAACCAGCATCGTCTATTGAGCGCAGGCAGAACCACCATGTAGTATCGTCTTTCAAGCCAGTGACAGTATATGACTGTGCATCACCTATGACAGTTGTAGTTGAAATAACTCTGCGGTTGGATGAAGGTATTGAGTTCCAGGCAACATTATCCGGTATGCTACCTGAAGTTGAGAACCTGATATCGTAATAACCATTTGTTAAATTATCAAACGGTAGTTGTGGTGTTCTCGGTGCGTTTTCTGACGGAGCGAACCATTTCAGTTCAACCGAAGTGAATCCAACCTGACCTATTGAAAGACTAACAAATTCAGGTTGTTTACTATCAACAGTAACTGTTGAAGCTCGTACATTTACACCCGAAACATCCTGATATGAGTTCCATACAGCAGTATTTGTTTGGTCATCTACTGTTTTTATAGCAAACCAGTAGGCTGTATCTGATTGTAATCCTTGAATAAGATATGACTGTTGAGAACACGGTATAACACTACTTGTTGATACAGTTATTTCTGTACCGGTTGTTTCAAAATTAGCGGCTGTTATAATCTGTGGAGCATATCTTATTCTGAAAGTACCGGTTAAGTTACCGGTAGTGCCATCATCACCGGGTGCTGTCCATTGTAATTTTATCTGGTCTTCGTATTCACCCGCAAGCGCAGTTAAGTCAGAGATTGCCGCTGGTGGAACTGTATCGCCTCTGACAGTTGCAGATGAGATATTGAACTCAACAGACATTATATGCCCGCTGTCTTCAACCCGAAGTGCGAGATAAACAACCTGATTATAATAATCGGAAGTAAATGTGATTGTTTCGGAACGCGTATAGCCGGGAGCAGGTTTGCCCTGTTCAGACCACCCCTGCGGATATTCCGATGCCTGATTCCACCACGCAGTTGTGTCATTTCCAAGTGTTGCTAATGAGTTAGTAGAAAATCTTAAATGATACGGCCATGGCATTAGAAGTTGACCATACCACGGTGGCGGGTCCTCGCCAGGCACCGTCCAGGTGAGGACAACTTCGCCTACACCAGCGCCCATTACTGATGCAATGTCGCTTACAGGTGTTGGTGGGCCCATATTCGGCCTGCAGGTCATCTGCATCGTCGCAGGATTAGCCGCATAGAGGCAGATACATAGCGACATAGCAACATAGCAACATAGCAACATAGTAATGGCTAACTTGTTCGCCCGAGAAAGCGGGCTAAGTCGCTGAGTCGCTGAGTCGCTTAGTCGCTTAGTCGCTGACTTTAATATCTGGTTAAGTATTTTAACCATTTTCTAAAATTCCTAATCCGGGCAGGCAGGCACCAAATATCTTCCCCCGAAGAATCTTTGGACTTCCGTGCCCGCCCGGTAATTTTTTGTAAGCGAACGGGGCAGAGCCGAACATCTTCCCCCGAAGTGTAAGGACTTCCGCACCCGTCCGCAAAAACAGAAACCACAGATAGACACAGATGGACACAGATGTTATCTGCGAAAATCTGCGTGTATCTGCGGTTGCGAAAATGGAAACAAAAGGGCAGGCAATAAGAAGAACTTCCCCCGAAGAATCTTCCGTGCCCGCCCGTTTGTTCCCACTTAAATCTGTGTAATCTGTATTTGTTATCTGCGTAATCTGCGTTATAGAAAAAGGGCGGATATGAGCCGACAATAATCTTCCCCCGAAGATTGTTTGAAGGACATCCATACCCGCCCGGTAATTCATAACTGCGTTCAATAGT
Above is a genomic segment from Elusimicrobiota bacterium containing:
- a CDS encoding tetratricopeptide repeat protein; this encodes MNNKKLCNVLCVMCYVIKVLVFVHFTFHISHFTNLYGAFDEFSPGVRPAALGGAFIAISDDANAVFYNPAGLYRITQNELLASLGRLYVGLDDESNISNSVVSYLNPFGKYGTAGLGMSTLSLSSLYTEKIISFSYGLRLVPKLGIGLTMKSLSHEYGSDTYTENAIDDTGNALGEPDPVFENGKLKSQLSSDFGLFYRPESKYNLGLVIQNLNSPDIGLKESDKVEKTSRAGFAYTSKRANLAVEVMSRNDKTNFIAGFEKYFLKDGIKIFALRGALTFGSDTLRRFSIGFGLDQKKYRLDYVFLYPLVGINDMYGSHKVSFSVLFGPIPKVEQLAAEFPPEIEIEEKLAVEEKLPTTPSVPLPTVRAITDNDRLASELLIKDTQYAYRKGLYAKATENIIRAIGLDPDNQGARTINKKLQPIASIIREKTESTKTAKIVRKGITAYLENNPEMAVNAIRYATELSPDDIALQQVFELIAKEYPETASQEKSIPGLTLVDKKLQQALENIYAGKYVQAIAECNTVLELEEDNVTALQRLGSAYFAIGDVEKARAAWRTALKYDPNNPQILEFLQEKPAATPIPKIEKPKSYVVQKGDSLPDIAQKVYGDKSQWRKIYDANRDKLKNPYSLFIGQELTIP
- a CDS encoding HAMP domain-containing sensor histidine kinase, translating into MTIKNRLIGSFSLMIAIVGIMAIILFVQGKAQRYYLRQSVQNYSFSAGIREIQYYLEKSASAYDFYLVLSDISEKNRFLEYSKLLTEKTNNYINELKNFKVSKTEYNSFLEIAENSELLTTKWKNSFAIYESGSRGKTKVLSAVDENILPHFNKLKTELACIYQTKLKAFKSAETKSLVIAKINFLISAGFSVLAVVLAAILSVILFRSISHPLTKLKEGAARIGAGNFNSEIQLSGGKNNELTLLADAFNKMAQNLKVKETQIIQMDRMASLGQLAGGIAHELNNPLTGVLGQSQIILEKLPQADPLRDTLEKITRAAERCRKITKGLLDFARQKDYYFEPTDISKVVDSSLEICSSDIAASNIHIIRNYRTNIPKLKVSIPHIQQVFLNIITNAIHSMPAGGTLTITTEARSKSQEARNQKLESDILPLTSCILVSFKDTGIGIPKANIDKIFTPFFTTKEPGKGTGLGLAISYGIVQRHNGTVMVSSEGEKKGATFTVKLPI
- a CDS encoding gliding motility-associated C-terminal domain-containing protein; the encoded protein is MLVKNNRWLVLFFLSTYLPIYLSTYLRSDGFKLDETKPKIITPNGDHRNDILIIKCTDETSGGVQITARILTLNGAFVIDMHVNNISDPYNPLITWDGKKDGKTVPSGIYIYQIEAEDKVFNGTVVVAK
- a CDS encoding type IX secretion system membrane protein PorP/SprF, encoding MVKILNQILKKVVKWLSGQVVKWLYSFLLITYSLIHLSTCIYGAFDELNIGARPQGMAGAFTAIADDTNALFYNPAGISQLKKSEFTSNYGRLFLGLDDNSAIGSSFVGYAHPLEKYGTPGISWYNLALSNLYDETAISVSYSYPFTKDFLAGVSVKNLSRKFGSDLYTETARNDITDETRSENGKTNDPVFDNGKKSTVYSGDLGLMYLYSKNVSIGFSARNCTTPDIGLTDSDKISAVYRLGCAYKGGRRNDYLLSVEAVNKNSDINFLTGGEKWFSAKTIALRGGLTIGSRRWTTISLGTTLRLENLSVDYAFLWPLSGIKDVLGTHKIALTIKLGRPKLTKEEQAFLEERVEKIKAEETAKKALLEKEKFQKEAERIKLDTAKKIEEAKRAEAEAKRQRQMLALQEAEMERMRQKAELEKAFKDSMLDYQKRVSAGAEVSERLLLLDKLIKKYDNKGIDISDATKEQDAVMELQRTAKTDYTASITYYRRLKARGATPAQRQTLLLRIVEKYKGKGIDISEAERELETIK
- a CDS encoding response regulator, producing MKKILIVDDCPETRELIRFTLTQQNYEVIEAGDGEEALTKISAEHPDLIILDIIMPRLDGYTLAEKLKENKKIAKIPIIISTFKFKLKSVFELNKISQVKDFIEKPFLPEHLVEKVKNILDNETE